Proteins from one Nitrobacteraceae bacterium AZCC 2146 genomic window:
- a CDS encoding enoyl-CoA hydratase/carnithine racemase (product_source=COG1024; cath_funfam=1.10.12.10,3.90.226.10; cog=COG1024; pfam=PF00378; superfamily=52096): MCPTAEAPTPTPAAVSTAPLTATTALKLANILYDKKGTIAYVTVNRPKVLNALNGATWADLRTAFEAARNDTDVKGVILTGAGNKAFIAGADISELAQASAIDAERSSRFGQEVLDLIENLGKPVIAAINGFALGGGCETAMACTIRIATEGAKFGQPEVSLGLLPGGGGTQRLPRLVGRGRALQLILSGEMISAQEAYRIGLVNEIVPTADLIARAEAILNKIGANAPVAVRFALEAANKGLETSQSEGLLLEASYFGLCAATEDKKEGTSAFLEKRVAQFHGR; encoded by the coding sequence ATGTGCCCGACAGCAGAAGCGCCCACGCCTACGCCCGCCGCGGTATCGACCGCTCCGTTAACTGCAACGACGGCCCTGAAACTTGCGAATATCTTGTACGACAAGAAGGGCACGATCGCCTATGTGACCGTCAATCGGCCAAAGGTGCTCAATGCCCTGAATGGGGCTACCTGGGCGGATCTGCGAACTGCGTTCGAAGCCGCGCGGAATGACACGGACGTGAAGGGCGTCATACTGACCGGCGCCGGCAACAAGGCGTTCATCGCCGGAGCGGACATCAGCGAGCTCGCACAGGCCTCGGCAATCGACGCGGAACGGTCCAGCCGTTTCGGGCAAGAGGTTCTCGATCTTATCGAAAACCTCGGCAAGCCGGTGATCGCGGCGATTAACGGGTTTGCACTTGGCGGTGGCTGTGAGACGGCCATGGCCTGCACCATCAGGATAGCGACGGAAGGTGCCAAGTTTGGGCAGCCCGAAGTTTCACTGGGACTTCTTCCTGGCGGCGGCGGCACACAACGTCTGCCCCGGCTGGTCGGCAGGGGACGTGCCCTGCAGCTCATTCTATCCGGAGAGATGATCAGCGCGCAGGAGGCCTATCGGATCGGGCTCGTCAACGAGATCGTTCCAACGGCCGATCTGATTGCTCGCGCCGAAGCGATCCTGAACAAGATCGGCGCCAACGCGCCGGTCGCCGTCAGATTTGCGCTTGAGGCGGCGAACAAGGGGTTGGAGACAAGCCAGAGCGAAGGCTTGTTGCTCGAAGCATCGTATTTCGGCCTCTGCGCCGCAACCGAAGACAAGAAGGAGGGCACGTCCGCCTTCCTCGAAAAGCGCGTAGCCCAGTTTCACGGGCGCTGA